The following coding sequences are from one Mycobacteriales bacterium window:
- a CDS encoding SCO family protein, producing the protein MRRLRGTAAAAVTALAVLAGCSSGSGNTPVAIIGGGTQASFAGDLLQPPTHEPSFTLEDTSGHQYDLRARTAGKIVLVYFGYTHCPDICPTLMADIAQALRESSTAVRRHVKVAFISVDPVRDSTTVIRTWLDHFDPSFIGLRGSIRQIIAVQHELGVPASQVRPHSKHGYTVEHSAEILAFTPDHLAHLLYTEGPTTIQDIKGDLAALVKEGKWGA; encoded by the coding sequence ATGAGACGACTTCGCGGTACGGCGGCGGCCGCCGTAACTGCCCTCGCCGTACTCGCCGGCTGCTCCTCCGGCTCCGGGAACACCCCCGTCGCGATCATCGGCGGAGGCACCCAGGCGAGCTTCGCCGGCGACCTGCTCCAACCGCCCACCCACGAGCCGTCGTTCACCCTCGAGGACACCTCGGGCCACCAATACGACCTCCGCGCCCGGACCGCCGGCAAGATCGTGCTCGTCTACTTCGGGTACACGCACTGCCCGGACATCTGCCCCACCCTCATGGCCGACATCGCCCAAGCCCTGCGCGAGTCGAGTACGGCGGTACGCCGCCACGTCAAGGTCGCCTTCATCAGCGTGGATCCGGTCCGCGACTCGACCACGGTCATCCGCACTTGGCTCGACCACTTCGACCCATCGTTCATCGGGCTGCGCGGCAGCATCCGCCAGATCATCGCGGTGCAGCACGAACTCGGGGTGCCGGCCAGCCAGGTGCGCCCGCACAGCAAGCACGGCTACACCGTGGAGCACTCCGCGGAGATCCTGGCGTTCACCCCGGACCACCTCGCGCATCTGCTCTACACCGAGGGACCGACCACGATCCAGGACATCAAGGGGGATCTCGCCGCCCTGGTGAAGGAAGGCAAATGGGGCGCGTGA
- a CDS encoding TetR/AcrR family transcriptional regulator, with protein sequence MAVIDPIAAPAGVDRRDQLLEQALVVLSRRSYADTRVEDICSCAGVSRATFYRYFEGKDQLFDALVDRMMTEVLETAEHLGAVTPDAAGRATLARWLADLVSITERWGPLVDEVNMLRAGNPQARARAVVLTGRFADLLGERFAAGGVSDVDPRTAALAIIAMTDRTAHQVRTWHVDLDRTAVVDALATLAMRMLHPAQK encoded by the coding sequence ATGGCGGTCATTGATCCGATCGCCGCCCCGGCCGGAGTCGACCGTCGCGACCAGCTGCTCGAACAGGCCCTGGTCGTGTTGTCGCGGCGCAGCTATGCCGACACCCGCGTCGAGGACATCTGCAGCTGCGCAGGTGTCTCCCGCGCGACGTTCTATCGCTATTTCGAGGGCAAGGACCAGCTCTTCGACGCCCTGGTCGACCGCATGATGACCGAGGTCCTGGAGACCGCCGAGCACCTCGGTGCGGTCACGCCGGACGCCGCCGGCCGCGCGACGCTCGCACGCTGGCTGGCCGACCTCGTCTCGATCACCGAGCGCTGGGGGCCGTTGGTCGACGAGGTCAACATGCTGCGGGCCGGCAACCCCCAGGCGCGCGCCCGGGCCGTCGTCCTCACCGGCCGGTTCGCGGACCTGCTCGGCGAACGGTTCGCGGCCGGAGGCGTCAGTGACGTCGACCCGAGGACGGCCGCACTGGCGATCATCGCGATGACCGACCGCACCGCCCATCAGGTGCGCACCTGGCACGTCGACCTCGACCGTACGGCGGTCGTCGATGCGCTCGCGACCTTGGCCATGCGGATGCTCCACCCCGCGCAGAAGTGA
- a CDS encoding enoyl-CoA hydratase/isomerase family protein — MAGCEHAPITEQDGILTVTFNRVEKHNAITPEMTAALWEALDLLSMRDDLRCLVITGTGKYFTAGMDLSTQVGSSPGNPDTEGQHPGWNFRRNYRSHHLLYDEIESIEKPVVIAWQGIALGAGVEMAVSCDFRFCTPQAQMGLPEVNIGVMAGSGGTSRLTRIVGPAWAKYIAMAGIRVDADRALAIGLVHDIFPAETFLDDVYAFCRKLTAISPDVLGVAKLAIDMYADVDRTTQRHIDRIAVHGLVQSGEFDKARERFN; from the coding sequence ATGGCCGGTTGCGAGCACGCCCCGATCACCGAGCAGGACGGCATCCTGACCGTCACGTTCAACCGGGTCGAAAAGCACAACGCGATCACGCCCGAGATGACCGCCGCGCTCTGGGAGGCCCTCGACCTGTTGTCGATGCGCGATGATCTGCGCTGCCTTGTGATCACCGGGACCGGCAAGTACTTCACCGCGGGGATGGACCTCTCGACGCAGGTCGGGTCGAGCCCGGGCAACCCCGACACCGAAGGCCAGCACCCCGGCTGGAACTTCCGGCGCAACTACCGCAGCCATCATCTGCTCTACGACGAGATCGAGTCGATCGAGAAGCCGGTGGTCATCGCTTGGCAGGGCATCGCGCTCGGGGCAGGCGTCGAGATGGCGGTGTCGTGTGACTTCCGGTTCTGCACGCCGCAGGCGCAGATGGGACTGCCCGAGGTCAACATCGGGGTGATGGCCGGCAGCGGCGGGACCAGCCGGCTCACCCGGATCGTCGGGCCGGCGTGGGCGAAGTACATCGCGATGGCCGGCATACGGGTCGACGCCGATCGCGCGCTCGCCATCGGCCTGGTCCACGACATCTTCCCGGCCGAGACCTTCCTCGACGACGTCTACGCGTTCTGCCGGAAGCTGACCGCGATCTCCCCCGACGTACTCGGCGTCGCGAAGCTCGCGATCGACATGTACGCCGACGTCGACCGCACGACGCAGCGGCACATCGATCGGATCGCGGTGCACGGCCTGGTGCAGTCCGGGGAGTTCGACAAGGCGCGCGAGCGCTTCAACTAG
- a CDS encoding DMT family transporter, with amino-acid sequence MGAAITFAIANVEQMRAARRTEAPAEVSTTLLVRLAKDRSWLIGLATSVGGYGLQAIGLFLAPVVLVQPLIVSELLFALPLAAWYAGRRLGRREWTGAVLVAAGITTFVLIGNPSGDSSHITTTATFAISVFTGAGVAIVVAVAETFANRPMIRASGLALASSACFGMLSVMTKVVGRQFQHDGIRTLLHSQCYLLAVFAITGLLLSQTAFRIAPLSVSLPMIDIGEPAFGSLLAILALHEHLALGSGTAVGVALSATCATLGVAVLNSSPLVHAAQAQVTAQVEAVTIKGC; translated from the coding sequence GTGGGTGCGGCCATCACCTTCGCGATCGCGAACGTCGAGCAGATGCGCGCCGCGCGTCGTACCGAAGCGCCGGCCGAGGTCAGCACAACACTGCTCGTCCGGCTGGCCAAGGACCGCAGCTGGCTCATCGGGCTCGCCACGTCCGTCGGGGGCTACGGCCTGCAGGCGATCGGGCTGTTCCTCGCGCCGGTCGTCCTCGTGCAGCCGCTGATCGTCAGCGAGCTGCTGTTCGCGTTGCCACTCGCCGCCTGGTACGCGGGTCGCCGGCTCGGCCGTCGTGAGTGGACGGGCGCGGTGCTGGTCGCCGCCGGGATCACGACGTTCGTGCTGATCGGCAACCCCTCAGGAGACAGCAGTCACATCACGACGACGGCGACCTTCGCCATCAGCGTCTTCACCGGCGCGGGGGTGGCGATCGTCGTCGCGGTGGCCGAGACGTTCGCGAACCGGCCGATGATCCGGGCCAGCGGTCTGGCACTCGCATCCAGCGCCTGCTTCGGCATGCTCTCGGTGATGACCAAGGTCGTGGGACGGCAGTTCCAGCACGACGGCATCCGCACGCTGTTGCACTCGCAGTGCTACCTGCTCGCCGTCTTCGCGATCACCGGGCTGTTGTTGTCGCAGACGGCGTTCCGGATCGCGCCGCTGTCGGTGTCCTTGCCGATGATCGACATCGGCGAGCCTGCCTTCGGGTCGCTGCTGGCCATCCTCGCGCTGCACGAGCACCTCGCTCTCGGGTCAGGCACCGCCGTGGGTGTCGCCTTGTCCGCGACCTGCGCCACGCTCGGCGTGGCCGTGCTGAACTCCTCGCCGCTGGTGCACGCTGCTCAGGCGCAGGTGACCGCCCAGGTGGAAGCGGTCACCATCAAAGGCTGCTAG
- a CDS encoding 2-oxoglutarate and iron-dependent oxygenase domain-containing protein codes for MAVCSAVPVIDLAPWFEGTADGRAKVAHAVDVALREIGFLLIVNHGVDVSLRDAVRETSRSFFRLPASVKERYRSQVGGDTWMPRGWTPMGAEANANSDEGVTAPPDLKESFNIACFTPTGDPAIDREWFTDNVWPAEVPEYRTAVTAYVEKMRGLVDELLEIAAVAFGLPDRHFLDQAGHPTWSFYTHWYPALREIGEPALGQLRIGSHTDFGTFTILDRQLGTGGLQVLGKDGEWADAPWVDGAFTINIGDLMARWSGDRWLSNRHRVLAPDASAPDEDLMSLVYFHEADPAAVIRSVPPPVGIVEHEPVVAADYLRAKLAAIAV; via the coding sequence GTGGCTGTCTGCTCCGCCGTACCGGTGATCGACCTGGCGCCGTGGTTCGAGGGAACTGCTGACGGCCGCGCGAAGGTCGCCCACGCGGTCGACGTGGCGCTGCGCGAGATCGGGTTCTTGCTGATCGTGAATCACGGCGTCGATGTGTCGCTGCGCGACGCGGTCCGTGAGACGTCGCGTAGCTTCTTCCGGTTGCCCGCCTCGGTGAAGGAGCGTTACCGCTCGCAGGTCGGCGGCGACACCTGGATGCCGCGCGGCTGGACCCCGATGGGCGCGGAAGCGAACGCGAACTCCGACGAGGGCGTGACCGCCCCGCCGGATCTGAAGGAGTCGTTCAACATCGCCTGCTTCACCCCCACCGGCGACCCGGCGATCGACCGCGAGTGGTTCACCGACAACGTGTGGCCGGCCGAGGTTCCCGAGTACCGGACGGCGGTCACGGCGTACGTCGAGAAGATGCGCGGCCTGGTCGACGAGCTGCTCGAGATCGCTGCCGTCGCGTTCGGTCTGCCGGACCGTCACTTCCTCGACCAGGCCGGTCATCCGACGTGGTCGTTCTACACGCACTGGTACCCCGCCCTTCGCGAGATCGGCGAGCCTGCGCTTGGGCAGCTGCGGATCGGGTCCCACACCGACTTCGGGACGTTCACCATCCTGGACCGCCAGCTCGGCACCGGCGGGCTGCAGGTGCTGGGCAAGGACGGCGAGTGGGCTGACGCCCCCTGGGTCGACGGCGCGTTCACCATCAACATCGGCGACCTGATGGCGCGGTGGAGCGGGGACCGCTGGCTGTCGAACCGCCATCGGGTGCTCGCTCCGGACGCGTCGGCGCCGGACGAGGACCTCATGTCGCTCGTCTACTTCCACGAGGCGGACCCGGCCGCCGTCATCCGCAGCGTCCCACCGCCGGTCGGGATCGTCGAGCACGAACCGGTGGTCGCCGCCGACTACCTGCGCGCGAAGCTCGCCGCGATCGCGGTCTGA
- a CDS encoding cytochrome c oxidase assembly protein: MRRRRLVPVLLGLVFAAAACGGASSGSLQVTDTSLDVTGGHARVGPLSITHAYIPAPATASLAAAYFTVTNSGSTSDQLLRVTSSDFASATLHRYATTSDGAEQMVMLPGGAVVPAHGQLVLTPGSYHLMLQQPAKALRRGMVEQLTVVFAKAGSVNLTVPVVADTGLPGSPTSSADQMPGMSMPGMSVGATTTGRSPPSALALPKLTASRLFSMWSLHVWSALAAALLLIGYLIALATARRRGASWQHRATASWLGGVAVLVFTTQGGPRVYDDALFWVHMVGHLLLVMVVPVLLVAGRPLDLTSAALPTTARERFDRALRGRAVSLVTNPGVGLALYAAVIVGTHLTGFMNQMMLHPWLTGVEQLMYVVAGTLFFLPLIGDAPIRWKLSAPLRMAMLVVAMPVDTFTGVVLGQTNSYPWPMMAAMHPAWAPSLLTDLHAGGAVMWVGGDAIMAVMFGVAAVGWARAAGTGATSDLGGWLDSARANYQHDLVGARPVNDGEPAPTADPDSDEALAAYNDYLQRLGDRRR, encoded by the coding sequence GTGAGGCGGCGCCGCCTGGTTCCCGTGCTGCTCGGCCTCGTCTTTGCGGCGGCGGCCTGCGGCGGCGCCTCGTCCGGCTCCCTTCAGGTCACCGACACCTCCCTGGACGTGACCGGCGGTCACGCGCGGGTCGGCCCGCTGTCGATCACCCACGCCTACATCCCGGCGCCGGCGACCGCCTCGCTGGCCGCGGCGTACTTCACCGTGACGAACAGCGGCTCGACATCCGACCAGCTCCTACGGGTGACGTCGAGTGACTTCGCCAGCGCGACGCTGCACCGCTACGCGACCACCTCTGACGGCGCCGAGCAGATGGTGATGCTGCCCGGCGGCGCGGTCGTCCCCGCCCACGGGCAGCTCGTCCTCACGCCCGGTTCCTACCACCTGATGCTTCAGCAACCGGCCAAGGCGCTACGCCGGGGCATGGTCGAGCAGCTCACCGTCGTCTTTGCGAAGGCGGGCAGCGTCAACCTCACCGTTCCGGTCGTCGCCGACACCGGCCTGCCCGGGTCCCCGACCAGCTCGGCCGACCAGATGCCGGGCATGTCGATGCCCGGCATGTCGGTCGGCGCCACGACGACCGGCCGGTCGCCGCCGTCCGCACTGGCGCTACCGAAGCTCACCGCGTCCCGGCTGTTCTCGATGTGGTCGTTGCACGTCTGGTCCGCGCTGGCCGCGGCGCTGCTCCTGATCGGCTACCTGATCGCCCTCGCGACCGCTCGACGGCGCGGCGCGTCCTGGCAGCACCGGGCGACCGCGTCCTGGCTCGGCGGGGTCGCGGTGCTCGTCTTCACGACCCAGGGCGGTCCGCGCGTGTACGACGACGCGTTGTTCTGGGTGCACATGGTCGGGCACCTGCTGCTCGTGATGGTGGTGCCGGTGCTGCTGGTCGCGGGCCGCCCGCTCGACCTGACCAGCGCCGCACTGCCGACCACAGCGAGGGAACGGTTCGACCGCGCGTTGCGCGGCAGGGCGGTGTCACTCGTCACCAATCCCGGCGTCGGGCTGGCGCTCTACGCCGCGGTGATCGTCGGGACGCACCTCACCGGCTTCATGAACCAGATGATGCTCCACCCGTGGCTGACCGGCGTCGAACAGCTGATGTACGTCGTCGCCGGCACGCTGTTCTTCCTGCCGCTCATCGGCGACGCGCCGATCCGCTGGAAGCTGTCGGCGCCGTTGCGCATGGCGATGCTCGTCGTCGCGATGCCCGTCGACACCTTCACCGGCGTGGTGCTGGGCCAGACCAACTCCTACCCCTGGCCGATGATGGCCGCGATGCACCCGGCGTGGGCACCGAGCCTGCTCACCGACCTCCACGCCGGCGGTGCGGTGATGTGGGTGGGCGGCGACGCGATCATGGCTGTCATGTTCGGCGTGGCCGCGGTCGGCTGGGCGCGGGCCGCCGGCACGGGTGCCACCTCTGACCTGGGCGGCTGGCTCGACTCGGCGCGGGCGAACTACCAGCACGACCTGGTCGGCGCGCGGCCGGTGAACGACGGCGAGCCGGCACCGACCGCCGATCCGGACAGCGACGAAGCCCTCGCGGCGTACAACGACTACCTGCAGCGGCTCGGGGACCGCAGGCGCTGA
- a CDS encoding TetR/AcrR family transcriptional regulator — protein MAQAPAWLPPGDRDVVRPGRGRGEDTVQRILAAGRECFRRYGYAAARIDDIVAVAGTSHGAFYLYFRNKEDLLHRLAVGTAERLRGLTGALVALPRPVERATLESWVGEFVAAYHDDGPVIRVWLDDRDPDPLMQALASDALGPLAQALAALIDPTLAEQVDGRVAGLGLLSMLERLSSYLRDDVPVDLAVATAARLIFAAT, from the coding sequence ATGGCGCAGGCGCCCGCATGGCTTCCGCCGGGCGACCGAGACGTGGTGCGCCCGGGCCGCGGGCGTGGCGAGGACACCGTGCAACGCATCCTCGCGGCCGGGCGGGAGTGCTTCCGCCGCTACGGCTACGCGGCGGCCCGCATCGACGACATCGTCGCGGTCGCAGGTACGTCGCACGGCGCGTTCTACCTGTACTTCCGCAACAAGGAGGACCTGCTGCACCGGCTCGCCGTCGGCACCGCCGAGCGGTTGCGGGGCCTCACCGGCGCCCTGGTCGCACTGCCACGGCCGGTCGAGCGCGCCACCCTCGAGTCGTGGGTCGGCGAGTTCGTCGCGGCCTACCACGACGACGGTCCCGTGATCCGGGTCTGGCTCGACGACCGGGATCCCGACCCGTTGATGCAGGCGTTGGCCAGCGACGCGCTCGGGCCGCTCGCGCAGGCGTTGGCCGCGCTCATCGACCCGACACTCGCCGAGCAGGTCGACGGCCGGGTCGCAGGCCTGGGCTTGCTGTCGATGCTGGAGCGGCTGAGCTCCTACCTGCGTGATGACGTACCGGTCGATCTGGCGGTTGCGACGGCGGCACGGTTGATCTTCGCCGCTACGTAG
- a CDS encoding ABC transporter substrate-binding protein translates to MRVTRPLVAAVTLLVLTGCGTRLSDSAFSQYTVNPTASSLPGAVAPVQTPGAPLPSSEPGGVSPITPPTGVGTGPVQPTGSGHGGPASSGPSTAPSSGGGQANFASDTGVTANSITLCNVVTEGGPFGPYQFTPSYYGAAAYFAYLNAHGGIDGRQVTFDTHPDDGSDSGDLEEIHTCIDTDHAFAFVANNIYEYAGAPYVYQKGVPDIGSQPISTYYYKYPNLFSIDGLNQMGNGKTLGDNNMAYRWDEEATYFKQKEHITHAGVVYYDQASSRYGANELIEDFEHAGVKVSQYQVNLGLPNFASAVAQMKADGVDLVADAVDLNGTQKLCQAIEQNTPFLNQMKVHLSTISDWAQSLGSDLSGTPGCLGKSWSDGYTLNFDDTSNPEVAKFQAAMKQYFPSDLVHNHEWAFEGWIGAEWFTEAAESCGADLTRKCVIKYMDTKKDFGGDGVTVPYVSFVHYPPSFYAKATRHCVSAAQWSVSENKWVTRANPATTCFMVKGYGFQLTEPT, encoded by the coding sequence GTGCGTGTCACACGGCCGCTCGTAGCGGCGGTCACGCTGCTCGTCCTCACCGGCTGCGGCACCCGCCTGTCGGACTCGGCGTTCAGCCAGTACACGGTCAACCCGACCGCCAGCTCCCTGCCCGGCGCCGTCGCGCCGGTGCAGACCCCAGGGGCGCCGTTGCCGAGCAGCGAGCCCGGTGGCGTGTCCCCGATCACTCCCCCGACCGGCGTGGGCACCGGCCCGGTGCAGCCGACCGGGTCCGGCCACGGCGGGCCGGCCTCGTCGGGGCCCAGCACCGCCCCGTCCAGTGGCGGCGGCCAGGCCAACTTCGCCTCTGACACCGGTGTCACGGCGAACAGCATCACGCTGTGCAACGTCGTCACCGAAGGTGGCCCGTTCGGCCCGTACCAGTTCACTCCCAGCTACTACGGCGCCGCGGCGTACTTCGCCTACCTCAACGCACACGGCGGCATCGACGGGCGACAGGTCACCTTCGACACCCACCCCGACGACGGCTCGGACTCCGGTGACCTGGAGGAGATCCACACCTGCATCGACACCGACCACGCGTTCGCGTTCGTGGCGAACAACATCTACGAGTACGCCGGCGCGCCGTACGTCTACCAGAAGGGCGTGCCGGACATCGGCAGCCAGCCGATCTCGACGTACTACTACAAGTACCCGAACCTGTTCTCGATCGACGGCCTCAACCAGATGGGCAACGGCAAGACGCTCGGCGACAACAACATGGCCTACCGGTGGGACGAGGAGGCGACCTACTTCAAGCAGAAGGAGCACATCACCCACGCCGGCGTCGTCTACTACGACCAGGCCAGCTCGCGGTACGGCGCGAACGAGCTCATCGAGGACTTCGAGCACGCCGGCGTCAAGGTCAGCCAGTACCAGGTCAACCTCGGCCTGCCGAACTTCGCCTCCGCGGTCGCGCAGATGAAGGCCGACGGCGTCGACCTGGTCGCCGACGCGGTCGACCTCAACGGCACTCAGAAGCTGTGCCAGGCGATCGAGCAGAACACGCCGTTCCTCAACCAGATGAAGGTCCACCTGTCGACCATCTCCGACTGGGCGCAAAGCCTCGGCAGCGACTTGTCAGGCACGCCCGGATGTCTCGGCAAGAGCTGGAGCGACGGCTACACGCTGAACTTCGACGACACCTCCAACCCGGAGGTCGCGAAGTTCCAGGCCGCGATGAAGCAGTACTTCCCGAGCGACCTGGTGCACAACCACGAGTGGGCCTTCGAGGGCTGGATCGGCGCCGAGTGGTTCACCGAGGCCGCCGAGTCCTGCGGCGCCGACCTCACCCGCAAGTGCGTCATCAAGTACATGGACACGAAGAAGGACTTCGGCGGCGACGGCGTGACCGTGCCCTACGTCAGCTTCGTCCACTACCCGCCGAGCTTCTACGCCAAGGCGACGAGACACTGCGTGTCCGCGGCCCAGTGGTCGGTCAGCGAGAACAAGTGGGTCACCCGGGCCAACCCGGCGACCACCTGCTTCATGGTCAAGGGCTACGGCTTCCAGCTCACCGAACCTACGTAG
- a CDS encoding ABC transporter permease has protein sequence MTLDPRLAGAAGPSASRLPAAVPARLRHWGVPVAVLFLLWVYAADPNDWSFYGQQIVAGLSIGAVAALGGTGLVVAYRATGVFNFAFAGIATACAFIMYEFTSHDGIPVWLSLLMVVLLIGPAIGTLVDLIVFRPLERRSAGTAEKLVANLGVLILLLGIGGVIYGENSYQPKNVFSLGQAFQIGSGNSAVSVSWTVVGNVAMIAGAAGGLLLLFRFTRLGRQVRAVVDRRELAELFVVNANRISMLSWAIAAGFASLAGVLDSPTVGLQNGALALQVLQIIGVAVVAKLRNIGTAVAAGLGLGLVGSLGSALVSPHYPHWLNWLPGVNSDIVVQIPVLTTVVFLLIYRNLDESGSGGTAGVVTATFSRIGRRSTAATLQGVLVAGLVAIVVPALLSGQNLVTAQQVVAYSVAFLSIVAITGFSGHLSLASAAFAGLGAYITARLQNGLLPLPYNTAIPHFPVILAMIVGALVVIPIGVIVGYPALRRRGLILGLITLAFAQCVDAFIFQNPSWTSGRNSNRPNLFGWSLSGDRTFLYYELAVLGLVLLLVRNLRSGSLGRVLGAMRDSERGAVSVGISLRRYKLLIFGASAFIAAIGGSLIVQQQGTLNVNPDGPFSPLFSLYWFGAVVVFGLSYRSSAILAATLYVAVDVATGKTGSSLIVIGGIAVLVGYLPGGLIGTVLRYVRGDGVGPSPAQRSLAAFAARRAAVEHAPPPGHDLQPSAFAERLLAGGDS, from the coding sequence ATGACCCTCGACCCACGGCTGGCAGGCGCCGCCGGTCCGTCGGCCAGCCGGCTGCCCGCCGCCGTCCCGGCGCGGCTGCGTCACTGGGGCGTGCCGGTCGCGGTGCTGTTCCTGCTCTGGGTCTACGCCGCCGACCCGAACGACTGGTCTTTCTACGGCCAGCAGATCGTCGCCGGCCTGTCGATCGGCGCGGTTGCCGCCCTCGGTGGGACCGGCCTCGTCGTCGCCTACCGAGCGACCGGGGTGTTCAACTTCGCGTTCGCCGGCATTGCGACCGCCTGCGCGTTCATCATGTACGAGTTCACCAGCCACGACGGCATTCCGGTCTGGCTGTCGCTGCTGATGGTCGTCCTGCTGATCGGTCCGGCGATCGGCACGCTGGTGGACCTGATCGTGTTCCGGCCGCTGGAACGCCGGTCGGCGGGGACAGCGGAGAAGCTCGTCGCGAACCTCGGCGTACTGATCCTGCTGCTCGGCATCGGCGGGGTCATCTACGGCGAGAACAGCTACCAGCCGAAGAACGTCTTCTCCCTCGGTCAGGCGTTCCAGATCGGCAGCGGCAACAGCGCGGTGTCCGTGTCGTGGACCGTCGTCGGCAACGTCGCGATGATCGCCGGCGCAGCCGGCGGCCTGCTCCTGCTCTTCCGTTTCACCCGGCTCGGCCGGCAGGTGCGTGCCGTCGTCGACCGGCGCGAGCTGGCCGAGCTCTTCGTCGTCAACGCCAACCGGATCTCGATGCTGTCGTGGGCGATCGCCGCGGGCTTCGCTTCGCTCGCCGGGGTGCTGGACTCGCCCACCGTCGGCCTGCAGAACGGCGCGCTCGCGCTCCAGGTGCTGCAGATCATCGGCGTCGCGGTGGTCGCGAAGCTGCGCAACATCGGTACGGCGGTCGCGGCGGGCCTCGGCCTCGGGCTGGTCGGCAGCCTCGGCTCGGCGTTGGTCAGTCCGCACTACCCCCACTGGCTGAACTGGCTGCCCGGCGTCAACTCCGACATCGTCGTCCAGATCCCGGTGCTCACCACCGTGGTGTTCCTGCTGATCTACCGCAACCTCGACGAGTCCGGTAGCGGCGGCACCGCGGGTGTCGTGACGGCGACGTTCAGCCGGATCGGCCGGCGCAGCACCGCGGCGACCCTGCAAGGCGTGCTGGTCGCCGGGCTGGTGGCGATCGTCGTACCGGCGTTGCTGTCGGGGCAGAACCTGGTCACCGCCCAGCAGGTCGTCGCCTACTCGGTGGCGTTCCTTTCGATCGTGGCCATCACCGGTTTCAGCGGCCATCTGTCGCTGGCCTCCGCCGCGTTCGCCGGCCTCGGCGCCTACATCACGGCGCGGTTGCAGAACGGCCTGTTGCCGTTGCCGTACAACACCGCCATTCCGCACTTCCCGGTGATCCTCGCCATGATCGTGGGCGCGCTCGTCGTGATCCCGATCGGCGTGATCGTCGGCTACCCGGCGTTGCGCCGTCGCGGCCTGATCCTCGGCCTCATCACGTTGGCGTTCGCGCAGTGCGTGGACGCGTTCATCTTCCAGAACCCGAGCTGGACGAGCGGGCGCAACAGCAACCGGCCGAACCTGTTCGGCTGGTCGCTGTCGGGCGACCGGACGTTCCTGTACTACGAGCTCGCCGTGCTCGGCCTCGTGCTGCTGCTCGTCCGCAACCTGCGCAGCGGCTCGCTCGGCCGGGTGCTCGGCGCGATGCGCGACAGCGAGCGAGGCGCGGTCAGCGTCGGCATCTCGCTGCGCCGCTACAAGCTGCTGATCTTCGGTGCCAGCGCTTTCATCGCCGCGATCGGCGGCAGCCTGATCGTGCAGCAGCAGGGGACCCTCAACGTCAACCCGGACGGTCCGTTCTCCCCGCTGTTCAGCCTCTACTGGTTCGGCGCGGTCGTCGTCTTCGGGCTGTCCTACCGGTCCAGCGCGATCCTCGCCGCGACGCTCTACGTCGCGGTCGACGTCGCCACGGGCAAGACCGGGTCGAGCCTGATCGTGATCGGTGGCATCGCCGTCCTCGTCGGCTACCTGCCGGGCGGTCTGATCGGAACGGTGCTGCGCTACGTCCGGGGCGACGGCGTCGGCCCGTCGCCGGCGCAGCGGAGCCTCGCGGCGTTCGCGGCGCGACGGGCCGCGGTCGAGCACGCGCCGCCACCGGGCCACGACCTGCAGCCCTCGGCGTTCGCCGAGCGTCTGCTCGCAGGGGGTGACTCGTGA